One genomic region from Conexibacter woesei DSM 14684 encodes:
- a CDS encoding DUF4097 family beta strand repeat-containing protein, whose protein sequence is MPATTPRKGLPRPFLILCTGFGVVMVLYAALSAVAFGVRQKETTTTSYGAVEQLRIDGGSGDVTVIGEERDDVRVVAHASWGLAKPDREQQLTGSALKVDGGCGFWGNIGVNTCTTDYEIHVPRDTQVTADADAGDVRAVGLRGRVSLNASSGDVRAEDVTGELSVNVSSGDVTVVGYGGRDVSVNTSSGDLEVRTRVAPDRVKAITASGDVTVAVPGGDTYNVLTDTESGDRDVQVDQSVDAKRTIEARTSSGDVRVVRLADAR, encoded by the coding sequence GTGCCCGCCACCACCCCTCGCAAAGGCCTTCCGCGGCCGTTCCTGATCCTCTGCACCGGCTTCGGCGTCGTGATGGTCCTCTACGCCGCGCTGTCGGCCGTCGCGTTCGGCGTCCGTCAGAAGGAGACGACCACCACGAGCTACGGCGCCGTCGAGCAGCTGCGGATCGACGGCGGCTCCGGCGACGTGACGGTGATCGGCGAGGAGCGCGACGACGTGCGCGTCGTCGCGCACGCCAGCTGGGGGCTGGCGAAGCCCGACCGCGAACAGCAGCTCACCGGCAGCGCGCTGAAGGTCGACGGCGGCTGCGGCTTCTGGGGAAACATCGGCGTCAACACCTGCACGACCGACTACGAGATCCATGTGCCGCGCGACACGCAGGTCACAGCCGACGCCGACGCCGGCGACGTGCGCGCCGTCGGACTGCGTGGTCGCGTGTCGCTGAACGCCAGCTCCGGCGACGTGCGCGCCGAGGACGTCACCGGCGAGCTGTCGGTCAACGTCTCCTCGGGTGACGTGACCGTCGTCGGGTACGGCGGCAGAGACGTCTCGGTCAACACCAGCAGCGGCGACCTCGAGGTCCGCACGCGCGTCGCGCCCGACCGCGTCAAGGCGATCACCGCCTCCGGCGACGTGACGGTGGCGGTGCCCGGCGGCGACACGTACAACGTGCTGACGGACACCGAAAGCGGCGATCGGGACGTGCAGGTCGACCAGTCGGTCGACGCCAAACGCACGATCGAGGCGCGCACCTCCTCCGGCGACGTGCGCGTCGTCCGTCTCGCCGACGCGCGCTGA
- the rlmD gene encoding 23S rRNA (uracil(1939)-C(5))-methyltransferase RlmD — MSTPTTPRKQRPDRFAELELTIDDLAFGGNGVARHEGYVLFVHGAIPGDRVRAKVTKTKRDYGEAITVDVLEPSPDRIAPVADHPGAPWQILPYERQLEIKSKQVDDALRRIGKLGGFELEPIVPALETWRYRNKLEYSFGTEGTAERGELIFGFHAPGEWDRIVPIADCMLASERGNAVRDQVLAFCREQGLTAYDRRTRRGFLRNCVIREGRRTGQFQVRLVTMPGELDREAFAEAVDCDGLLWTQFDGLGETTAEGDTELIAGSDYLEEELNGMSFRVSPNAFFQVNTEMAEKLYALAGDYASLAGFERLYDLYCGIGTVGLTMAPRAGELWGLEIIEDAIGDAIANARLNEIDNARFFAGDVRTALRLLVDTAGSPDVVVVDPPRAGLSRKVVRRIIDASPKRLVYISCNPTTLAPNGAQLAEAGYVLRKVRPVDMFPQTPHIECVALFERV, encoded by the coding sequence ATGAGCACGCCGACGACCCCACGCAAGCAGCGCCCCGACCGCTTCGCCGAGCTGGAGCTGACGATCGACGACCTCGCCTTCGGCGGCAACGGCGTCGCGCGTCACGAGGGCTACGTGCTGTTCGTGCACGGCGCGATCCCGGGCGACCGCGTGCGCGCGAAGGTCACGAAGACCAAGCGCGACTACGGCGAGGCGATAACGGTCGACGTGCTCGAGCCGAGCCCGGATCGGATCGCGCCCGTCGCCGACCACCCCGGCGCGCCGTGGCAGATCCTGCCGTACGAGCGCCAGCTGGAGATCAAGTCCAAGCAGGTCGACGACGCGCTGCGCCGCATCGGCAAGCTCGGCGGCTTCGAGCTGGAGCCGATCGTGCCGGCGCTGGAGACGTGGCGCTACCGCAACAAGCTCGAGTACTCGTTCGGGACCGAGGGGACGGCCGAGAGAGGCGAGTTGATCTTCGGCTTCCACGCGCCCGGCGAGTGGGACCGGATCGTCCCGATAGCCGACTGCATGCTCGCCTCCGAGCGCGGCAACGCGGTCCGCGACCAGGTGCTGGCGTTCTGCCGCGAGCAGGGTCTGACGGCGTACGACCGCCGCACGCGTCGCGGCTTCCTGCGCAACTGCGTGATCCGCGAGGGTCGCCGCACCGGCCAGTTCCAGGTCCGCCTCGTGACGATGCCCGGCGAGCTCGACCGCGAGGCGTTCGCAGAGGCGGTCGACTGCGACGGCCTGCTGTGGACGCAGTTCGACGGGCTCGGCGAGACGACCGCGGAGGGCGACACGGAGCTGATCGCCGGCAGCGACTATCTCGAGGAGGAGCTGAACGGGATGTCGTTCCGCGTCTCCCCGAACGCCTTCTTCCAGGTCAACACCGAGATGGCGGAGAAGCTCTACGCGCTCGCCGGCGACTACGCCTCGCTGGCCGGCTTCGAGCGGCTCTACGACCTCTACTGCGGGATCGGCACCGTCGGCCTCACGATGGCGCCGCGTGCGGGCGAGCTGTGGGGCCTGGAGATCATCGAGGACGCGATCGGCGACGCGATAGCGAACGCGAGACTGAACGAGATCGACAACGCCCGCTTCTTCGCCGGCGACGTCCGCACCGCGCTGAGACTGCTCGTCGACACCGCCGGCTCTCCCGACGTCGTCGTCGTCGACCCGCCGCGCGCCGGCCTGTCGAGAAAGGTCGTCAGACGGATCATCGACGCCTCGCCGAAGCGGCTCGTCTACATCTCCTGCAACCCGACGACGCTCGCGCCCAACGGCGCGCAGCTCGCCGAGGCCGGCTACGTCCTGCGCAAGGTGCGCCCGGTCGACATGTTCCCGCAGACCCCGCACATAGAGTGCGTGGCGCTGTTCGAGCGCGTCTAG
- a CDS encoding alpha/beta fold hydrolase has protein sequence MQLLPPKLPNLRALPPIWRESLLPAEAASLVLDPVFRGHGVPAGHGRPVLLIPGYLAGDASLTTMARWLQRAGYRTERAGIRLNVGCGGATVTRLEERLEALSAAAGGRRVALVGQSRGGAHARALAGRRPELVSGVVALGSPLRDPLMVHPLVRMNVELVGRLGSLGVPGLLNSGCRDGDCCEPLRENLRTPLPPDVGYVSIYSRRDGIVDWRACLDPGAEHVEVDATHLGMGFHAPTYRAVAAALRRFRDAELGADEPAAAPLAAAA, from the coding sequence ATGCAATTGCTGCCCCCCAAGCTTCCAAACCTCCGCGCGCTGCCGCCCATCTGGCGTGAGAGCCTGCTCCCCGCCGAGGCCGCATCGCTCGTGCTCGACCCGGTCTTCCGCGGCCACGGCGTCCCGGCCGGCCACGGCCGCCCGGTCCTGCTGATCCCCGGCTACCTCGCCGGCGACGCCTCGCTCACGACGATGGCACGCTGGCTGCAACGCGCCGGCTACCGCACCGAGCGCGCGGGAATCCGCCTCAACGTCGGCTGCGGCGGCGCCACCGTCACGCGGCTGGAGGAACGGCTGGAAGCGCTCTCCGCCGCCGCAGGAGGCCGCCGCGTGGCGCTCGTCGGACAGAGCCGCGGCGGCGCGCACGCCCGTGCGCTCGCCGGCCGCAGGCCGGAGCTGGTCAGCGGCGTCGTCGCGCTCGGCTCGCCGCTGCGCGACCCGCTGATGGTCCACCCGCTCGTGCGGATGAACGTCGAGCTGGTCGGGAGGCTCGGCTCGCTCGGCGTGCCCGGACTGCTGAACAGCGGCTGCCGCGACGGCGACTGCTGCGAGCCGCTGCGCGAGAACCTGCGCACGCCGCTCCCGCCCGACGTCGGCTACGTCTCGATCTACTCGCGCCGCGACGGGATCGTCGACTGGCGCGCCTGCCTCGATCCCGGAGCCGAGCACGTCGAGGTCGACGCGACCCATCTCGGCATGGGCTTCCACGCCCCGACGTATCGCGCCGTCGCCGCCGCCCTGCGCCGCTTCCGCGACGCGGAGCTGGGCGCCGACGAGCCGGCCGCCGCGCCGCTCGCCGCCGCCGCGTAG
- a CDS encoding uracil-DNA glycosylase family protein encodes MPVTTDDEIREKYLERAIRELNQLTRELQSCPHCPRGNLMPVLGSGHPQADVFMIKYQPRPSEVEEGVAFYGRAGGALMKSLKRLQIDPLAVYGTLCVKCPVSDPTLADPACVERIVEELAIVQPKIVVVMGEEALHVVNDLDIPLARELEQVPGAIQHLTPSVDALYVPNIDEALDEEGAKRAFWRAFKVLGDWYADLPPY; translated from the coding sequence TGACGAGATCCGCGAGAAGTACCTCGAGCGCGCCATCCGGGAGCTGAACCAGCTCACCCGCGAGCTCCAGAGCTGTCCCCACTGCCCGCGCGGCAACCTGATGCCCGTGCTGGGCTCCGGTCACCCGCAGGCCGACGTCTTCATGATCAAGTACCAGCCGCGGCCGTCGGAGGTCGAGGAGGGCGTCGCCTTCTACGGCCGTGCGGGCGGAGCGCTGATGAAGTCGCTCAAGCGGCTCCAGATCGACCCGCTCGCCGTCTACGGCACGCTCTGCGTCAAGTGCCCGGTCTCGGACCCGACGCTGGCCGACCCGGCCTGCGTCGAGCGGATCGTCGAGGAGCTGGCGATCGTGCAGCCGAAGATCGTCGTCGTGATGGGCGAGGAGGCGCTGCACGTCGTCAACGACCTCGACATCCCGCTCGCACGCGAGCTGGAGCAGGTGCCGGGCGCGATCCAGCACCTGACGCCGTCGGTCGACGCGCTGTACGTGCCGAACATCGATGAGGCGCTCGACGAGGAGGGCGCCAAGCGCGCCTTCTGGCGCGCTTTCAAGGTGCTCGGCGACTGGTACGCGGACCTGCCGCCGTACTAG
- a CDS encoding NAD(P)H-quinone oxidoreductase translates to MRAATIRDGGIHVEDHPDPAAGAGEALVRVRAAGINGADMLQRRGRYPAPPGSPQDIPGLELAGEVVALGDGATRFAVGDRVMAIVGGGGQAELAVVHERQLIPVPDALDWPAAGGFPEVFTTAHDAIFSQGGLRAGERLLVHGGAGGVGTAAIQLGRAAGARVTATVRNPDLRDQVAALGATVIEPEGFAEHGPFDVVLELVGAPNLDANVDALAIEGRIVVIGIGAGAKGELNLAKLMGKRGTIRASTLRARPLEEKAATARRLERHVLPLVQSGALRVPVAATFGLDEAEAAYDRFAAGGKLGKIVLLP, encoded by the coding sequence ATGCGCGCAGCCACCATCCGCGACGGCGGGATCCACGTCGAAGACCACCCCGATCCGGCCGCCGGAGCGGGCGAAGCGCTCGTCCGCGTGCGCGCCGCCGGCATCAACGGCGCCGACATGCTGCAGCGCCGCGGGCGCTATCCGGCGCCGCCCGGCTCGCCGCAGGACATCCCGGGCCTGGAGCTGGCGGGCGAGGTCGTCGCGCTCGGCGACGGCGCGACGCGCTTCGCCGTCGGTGATCGCGTGATGGCGATCGTCGGCGGCGGCGGACAGGCCGAGCTGGCGGTCGTCCACGAGCGGCAGCTGATTCCGGTGCCCGACGCGCTCGACTGGCCCGCGGCCGGCGGCTTCCCGGAGGTCTTCACGACCGCGCACGACGCGATCTTCTCGCAGGGCGGGCTGCGCGCGGGCGAGCGGCTGCTCGTCCACGGCGGGGCCGGCGGCGTCGGCACCGCCGCGATCCAGCTCGGCCGGGCGGCCGGCGCGCGCGTCACCGCGACGGTCCGCAACCCCGACCTGCGCGACCAGGTCGCCGCGCTCGGCGCGACCGTGATCGAGCCGGAGGGCTTCGCCGAGCACGGCCCGTTCGACGTCGTGCTGGAGCTGGTCGGCGCGCCGAACCTCGACGCGAACGTCGACGCGCTCGCGATCGAGGGGCGGATCGTCGTGATCGGCATCGGCGCCGGCGCGAAGGGCGAGCTGAACCTCGCGAAGCTGATGGGCAAGCGCGGCACGATCCGCGCCTCGACGCTGCGCGCGCGCCCGCTGGAGGAGAAGGCCGCGACCGCCCGCCGCCTCGAGCGGCACGTGCTGCCGCTGGTGCAGAGCGGCGCGCTGCGCGTCCCGGTCGCCGCGACGTTCGGCCTCGACGAGGCCGAGGCGGCGTACGACCGCTTCGCCGCGGGCGGCAAGCTCGGCAAGATCGTTCTGCTGCCGTAG
- a CDS encoding VOC family protein has product MPEIDELTIADEPASWAALGFAVEGETCRIGRVALRLAGRAAGRGIVRWTLRDATTTELDGLPTALAGATTAPLAERAPVHPNGVTRIDHVVAVSPALDRTVTALEAAGLDLRRVREEPTPAGAPRQAFFRLGAEILEAVQEPADVVERAGGAERPASFWGLALCCEDIDATVARLGEHVSEVRDAVQPGRRIASLRRSAGLGLPVALMTA; this is encoded by the coding sequence GTGCCGGAGATCGACGAGCTGACCATCGCGGACGAGCCCGCGAGCTGGGCCGCGCTCGGCTTCGCCGTCGAGGGGGAGACGTGCCGCATCGGCAGGGTGGCGCTGCGGCTCGCCGGCCGCGCCGCCGGTCGCGGGATCGTGCGCTGGACGCTGCGCGACGCGACGACGACCGAGCTGGACGGCCTGCCGACCGCGCTCGCGGGCGCGACGACCGCCCCGCTCGCCGAGCGGGCGCCGGTCCATCCCAACGGCGTCACGCGGATCGATCACGTCGTCGCCGTCTCGCCCGCGCTCGACCGTACCGTCACCGCGCTCGAGGCGGCCGGGCTCGACCTCCGCCGCGTGCGCGAGGAGCCGACGCCGGCCGGCGCGCCGCGGCAGGCGTTCTTCCGCCTCGGCGCCGAGATCCTCGAAGCGGTACAGGAGCCGGCCGACGTCGTCGAGCGCGCCGGCGGCGCCGAGCGCCCGGCGTCTTTCTGGGGCCTCGCGCTGTGCTGCGAGGACATCGACGCGACCGTCGCGCGGCTCGGCGAGCACGTCAGCGAGGTGCGTGACGCCGTCCAGCCGGGCCGCCGTATCGCCTCGCTCCGCCGCTCAGCTGGCCTCGGCCTCCCGGTCGCTCTGATGACGGCCTAG